One Pararhizobium sp. IMCC3301 DNA segment encodes these proteins:
- a CDS encoding carbohydrate ABC transporter permease: MTQATYPGRPFRWHIAVFLAPAVLVYTAIMILPLFSTLQLSLFRDVEQQQVFVGLENFTTLFGDQRWSDSFWNALQNNAWFFVIHMLVQNPIGILLAALLSSPRLRMSGFYRTSIFIPTILSFVIVGFAWKLILSPIWGIAPNMLDAVGLKSLFQPWLGKEAYALTTLALISVWQFVGIPMMLIYAALLSIPDEILEAAECDGITGMAQFWKIKLPLILPSIGIISVLTFVGNFNAFDLIYAAQGALAGPNYATDILGTFLYRTFFGFQLQLGDPNMGATIASAMFVIILIGVCIYLFGIQTRLRRYQF; encoded by the coding sequence ATGACACAGGCAACTTACCCAGGAAGGCCGTTTCGCTGGCATATAGCGGTGTTCTTGGCGCCTGCCGTTCTGGTCTATACCGCGATCATGATCCTGCCGCTGTTCAGCACGTTGCAATTGTCGCTGTTTCGCGATGTCGAGCAGCAGCAGGTGTTTGTCGGCCTGGAGAATTTCACCACCTTGTTCGGCGATCAGCGCTGGTCCGATAGTTTCTGGAACGCGCTCCAGAACAATGCCTGGTTTTTCGTCATCCACATGCTGGTGCAAAATCCGATTGGTATCCTGCTGGCAGCGCTGCTGAGCAGCCCGCGTCTGCGGATGAGCGGATTTTACCGCACATCAATATTCATTCCAACGATTCTGTCATTCGTAATTGTCGGTTTTGCCTGGAAACTTATACTCAGCCCGATCTGGGGCATTGCCCCCAACATGCTGGATGCGGTGGGTCTGAAAAGCCTGTTCCAGCCATGGCTTGGCAAGGAGGCCTATGCTCTGACCACTCTGGCGCTGATCTCGGTCTGGCAGTTTGTCGGAATTCCGATGATGCTGATCTATGCAGCTCTGCTGTCGATCCCCGATGAAATTCTGGAAGCGGCGGAATGCGATGGCATCACCGGCATGGCGCAGTTCTGGAAAATCAAGCTGCCGCTTATTCTGCCCTCGATCGGCATTATTTCGGTGCTGACCTTTGTCGGCAATTTCAATGCCTTCGATCTGATTTATGCGGCGCAAGGTGCGTTGGCGGGACCGAATTACGCCACCGATATTCTCGGCACTTTCCTGTACCGCACTTTTTTTGGCTTTCAGCTACAACTGGGCGATCCGAATATGGGGGCGACGATCGCCTCGGCCATGTTCGTGATTATTCTGATCGGCGTGTGCATTTATCTGTTCGGCATTCAGACGCGGCTTCGCCGCTATCAGTTTTAG